A genome region from Deinococcus sp. KNUC1210 includes the following:
- a CDS encoding MBL fold metallo-hydrolase produces MTVYAHDDIQVASLTTGPIQENAVLVWGPEKLGFLIDPGDEAERILAWTRQLGVTVQAILLTHAHFDHIGAVQPLREALKVPVYAHPEGDALYRLGAASAARWNLPFVQPEDADQTLTAGQTLTAGSLTLTVRDLPGHAPGHVVFVGQGTDQQGFAVVGDTLFQGSVGRTDLPGGDHALLLRGIERELLSLPDTTAIYPGHGGPTTVGRERNSNPFLR; encoded by the coding sequence ATGACGGTCTATGCACACGACGACATTCAGGTAGCCTCGCTGACCACCGGCCCGATTCAGGAAAACGCCGTGCTGGTGTGGGGGCCAGAGAAACTGGGCTTTCTGATCGACCCCGGCGACGAGGCCGAGCGCATTCTGGCCTGGACCCGGCAACTCGGCGTGACGGTGCAGGCCATCCTGCTGACGCATGCCCATTTCGACCATATCGGAGCGGTGCAGCCCCTGCGGGAAGCGCTGAAGGTGCCGGTATACGCCCACCCGGAGGGAGACGCGCTGTACCGCCTGGGCGCGGCGTCGGCGGCCCGCTGGAATCTGCCGTTCGTGCAGCCGGAAGACGCTGACCAGACGCTGACAGCAGGCCAGACCCTGACCGCCGGGAGCCTGACGCTGACGGTGCGCGACCTGCCAGGGCACGCGCCGGGACATGTCGTCTTCGTGGGGCAGGGCACAGACCAGCAGGGCTTCGCGGTGGTGGGCGACACACTGTTTCAGGGCAGCGTGGGCCGCACCGACCTGCCCGGCGGCGACCATGCCCTCTTGCTGCGCGGCATCGAGCGCGAACTTTTGAGCCTGCCCGACACCACGGCGATCTATCCGGGGCACGGGGGACCGACCACGGTGGGCCGCGAGCGGAACAGCAATCCGTTTCTGCGCTGA
- a CDS encoding Rad52/Rad22 family DNA repair protein, with protein sequence MTPEAASRLSASTVKKLRQPFAAEHLRWKIQTRVNEAQADALALVVVYVDARSVAAHLDDVVPGQWQTEYRAPPVSVGLPALECRLTVCGVTRCDVGTVEPGRVAGGDTKDLYSDALKRAAVQFGVGAFLYRFPQVQARVEKSGQHWYITREAQAELRVLTAAVLDSLPALPRFQALRVRGYAQGGITEVAGGQDGPPPIGVERGARWKNC encoded by the coding sequence ATGACACCGGAAGCCGCGAGCCGCCTGAGTGCCAGCACCGTCAAAAAACTGCGGCAGCCATTTGCCGCCGAGCATCTGCGCTGGAAGATTCAGACACGGGTGAACGAGGCGCAGGCCGACGCCCTCGCCCTGGTGGTGGTGTATGTCGATGCCCGCAGCGTGGCGGCGCACCTCGACGACGTGGTGCCGGGGCAGTGGCAGACCGAGTACCGTGCGCCGCCCGTCAGTGTGGGGCTGCCTGCGCTGGAATGCCGCCTGACCGTCTGTGGCGTGACCCGCTGCGACGTGGGAACGGTGGAACCGGGCCGGGTCGCGGGCGGCGATACCAAAGACCTGTACAGCGACGCTCTGAAACGGGCGGCGGTGCAGTTCGGGGTAGGGGCCTTCCTGTACCGCTTTCCGCAGGTGCAGGCACGGGTCGAGAAGAGTGGGCAGCACTGGTACATCACCCGCGAGGCGCAGGCCGAACTGCGCGTGCTGACGGCGGCTGTTCTGGACAGCCTGCCGGCACTGCCACGCTTCCAGGCGCTGCGGGTGCGCGGGTATGCCCAGGGCGGCATCACCGAGGTGGCGGGCGGGCAAGACGGGCCGCCGCCCATCGGCGTAGAGCGGGGCGCAAGATGGAAGAACTGCTGA
- a CDS encoding sensor histidine kinase KdpD, with protein sequence MSLLSERPDHWIDALPQAVVLYRSGTVQRLNAAAVRLWGVTDDRARGRPLLEVLRRHTLEALCERGGELELDVAGRALRCQALLEPATSGAISALIVEDVTEHRRREAELREAAAILSHEFRTPVAGLRGVLEALEYQMPAEMQQNFVRQGLQEVERLARLVEDLAVGFRPTRARTFPISEAFARASRLLAQDVAQNGTPLSFGEDQLVRADPDKLLQVLLNLIENAMKYGPRGGAVQVETQARGGFVEVAVLDLGAPVPDTDNIFRAHTRGPGASGNGSGMGLYIVRSIVEGWGGQAWAERRGERNAFCFTLSSVAGMM encoded by the coding sequence CTGTCACTGCTGTCCGAGCGTCCAGACCACTGGATCGACGCGCTGCCCCAGGCGGTGGTGCTGTACCGCAGCGGCACGGTGCAGCGCCTGAACGCGGCGGCAGTGCGGCTGTGGGGCGTGACCGACGACCGCGCACGGGGCCGCCCGCTGCTGGAAGTGCTGCGGCGGCATACGCTCGAAGCGCTGTGTGAGCGCGGCGGCGAGCTGGAACTGGATGTGGCGGGTCGGGCGCTGCGCTGTCAGGCACTGCTGGAACCGGCCACGTCGGGGGCGATCAGCGCCCTGATCGTCGAGGACGTGACCGAGCACCGCCGCCGCGAGGCCGAGCTGCGCGAAGCCGCCGCCATTCTGTCGCACGAATTCCGTACCCCGGTGGCAGGGCTGCGCGGCGTGCTGGAAGCGCTGGAATACCAGATGCCCGCCGAGATGCAGCAGAACTTCGTGCGGCAGGGCCTCCAGGAAGTCGAGCGGCTGGCACGGCTGGTGGAAGACCTGGCGGTGGGATTCCGGCCCACCCGCGCCCGCACCTTTCCGATCAGCGAGGCCTTTGCACGGGCGAGCCGCTTGCTGGCGCAGGACGTGGCCCAGAACGGCACGCCCCTGAGCTTCGGTGAAGATCAGCTCGTGCGGGCCGACCCCGACAAGCTGCTTCAGGTGCTGCTGAATCTGATCGAAAACGCCATGAAGTACGGTCCACGCGGCGGCGCGGTGCAGGTCGAGACGCAGGCCAGGGGCGGGTTCGTGGAGGTGGCGGTCCTCGACCTGGGTGCGCCCGTGCCCGATACCGACAACATCTTCCGGGCGCATACGCGGGGGCCGGGGGCCAGTGGCAACGGCAGCGGCATGGGTCTGTACATCGTTCGCAGCATCGTGGAAGGCTGGGGCGGACAGGCATGGGCCGAGCGCCGGGGCGAGCGCAACGCGTTCTGTTTTACGCTGTCCAGCGTGGCAGGCATGATGTAA
- a CDS encoding winged helix-turn-helix domain-containing protein, translating into MSHVVVVEDEGTVRDVLRFHLERAGLRVSAFETAAPAWEAFGSADLLVLDWMLPGESGISVLRRLRQDPELRRLPVLMLTARAAEAERVEGLETGADDYLTKPFSAAELVARVRALLRRTLADTPQSLQNGPLSIDLGAAEARLSGTRLNLTRREFDLLTFLTQNTGRVYARTELLDRVWGADFLGGERTVDQHITQLRSHLHDDPAQPDFLETVRGKGYRMRPWPESVGGA; encoded by the coding sequence ATGAGCCATGTAGTGGTCGTCGAGGACGAGGGCACGGTGCGCGATGTGCTGCGCTTTCATCTGGAGCGGGCCGGATTGCGGGTCAGCGCCTTCGAGACGGCAGCTCCAGCGTGGGAGGCATTTGGCAGCGCCGATCTGCTGGTGCTCGACTGGATGCTGCCCGGCGAGAGCGGAATCAGTGTGCTGCGGCGGCTGCGCCAGGACCCGGAGCTGCGCCGTTTGCCGGTCCTGATGCTCACGGCCCGCGCTGCCGAGGCTGAGCGTGTGGAGGGACTGGAAACCGGAGCAGACGATTATCTGACCAAACCTTTCAGCGCCGCCGAACTGGTGGCGCGGGTGCGTGCCCTGCTGCGCCGCACGCTGGCCGACACCCCCCAGAGCCTGCAAAACGGCCCGCTGAGCATCGACCTTGGGGCCGCCGAAGCGCGGCTGAGCGGCACGCGCCTCAATCTGACACGCCGGGAATTCGACCTGCTGACCTTCCTGACCCAGAACACCGGGCGGGTCTATGCGCGTACCGAGCTGCTCGACCGCGTATGGGGCGCAGATTTCCTGGGCGGTGAGCGCACGGTCGATCAGCACATCACCCAGCTTCGTTCACACCTGCACGACGATCCGGCCCAGCCCGATTTTCTGGAGACGGTGCGGGGCAAGGGCTACCGCATGCGTCCGTGGCCCGAGAGCGTGGGCGGGGCGTGA
- the phoU gene encoding phosphate signaling complex protein PhoU has translation MRETLEHDLNAVLQGALTMLATVERMLPMAAAALNEPGSRKLDDVRALDREVDAQEIRLEAECLRLIALHQPVARDLRLIALVLKSLTDIERMGDYTVHVAEDGEELSHAPALKRYVNLTLMIERLQEMAVALREAISQRSVEGAMVAHGMDEQVDDLYEQVQRELVTYMLEDPRNISKSLILMRVGRSLERIGDHMENVAERVQYWVTGQR, from the coding sequence ATGCGTGAAACCCTCGAACACGACCTGAACGCAGTGCTGCAGGGCGCACTGACCATGCTCGCCACCGTGGAACGCATGCTGCCGATGGCTGCCGCCGCCCTGAACGAACCGGGCAGCCGCAAGCTGGACGACGTGCGGGCACTCGACCGCGAAGTCGATGCCCAGGAAATCCGGCTGGAAGCCGAGTGCCTGCGCCTGATCGCGCTGCATCAGCCGGTGGCCCGCGACCTGCGCCTGATCGCGCTGGTGCTCAAGAGCCTGACCGATATCGAGCGCATGGGCGACTACACCGTACACGTGGCCGAAGACGGCGAGGAACTGAGCCACGCGCCCGCCCTCAAGCGGTACGTCAATCTGACGCTGATGATCGAGCGGCTTCAGGAAATGGCCGTGGCGCTGCGCGAGGCTATTTCGCAGCGCAGCGTCGAGGGCGCGATGGTGGCGCACGGAATGGACGAGCAGGTCGACGACCTGTACGAGCAGGTCCAGCGCGAACTGGTGACCTATATGCTCGAAGACCCGCGCAACATCAGCAAGTCGCTGATCCTGATGCGGGTGGGCCGGTCGCTCGAGCGCATCGGCGACCATATGGAAAATGTGGCCGAACGCGTCCAGTACTGGGTCACGGGCCAGCGCTGA
- a CDS encoding PleD family two-component system response regulator, producing MAYTILVADDEPAIRTMLEVILSADGHDIIAVPDGKTALEYLKDHTPDAMLLDVQMPYMDGFEICSRVKRIKRLRNSPVLLLTGFDDDQTRDHAKLVGADDIVYKPLSGKNLRGRISQLIEARQR from the coding sequence ATGGCCTACACCATCTTGGTCGCCGACGACGAACCTGCCATCCGAACCATGCTGGAGGTCATCCTCTCGGCGGATGGGCATGACATCATCGCGGTGCCAGACGGGAAGACCGCACTGGAATACCTCAAAGACCACACCCCCGACGCCATGTTGCTCGATGTGCAGATGCCCTATATGGACGGTTTCGAGATCTGCTCGCGTGTCAAACGCATCAAGCGGCTGCGAAATTCACCGGTCCTGTTGCTGACGGGCTTCGACGACGACCAGACCCGCGATCATGCCAAGCTGGTCGGTGCAGACGACATCGTGTACAAGCCGCTGTCGGGCAAGAACCTGCGCGGGCGCATCAGTCAACTGATCGAAGCCAGGCAACGTTGA
- a CDS encoding penicillin-binding protein: MTRLSRLPIRPAPLTLLLLALGASGMGGARVRLGEVLPPHPWADSERELVVLYSHDCGDIGPLWGVLEGAGLPIRAVNAEDQAAPAPAGLTPWRGEEATAFSRALKVSEYPAVLLVQSGRVLNAWEGTFGAQDAGDLK; this comes from the coding sequence ATGACCCGTCTGTCTCGCCTGCCCATCCGGCCCGCTCCCCTGACGCTGCTGCTGCTGGCGCTCGGTGCATCGGGAATGGGGGGCGCACGGGTGCGGCTGGGCGAGGTGCTTCCCCCTCACCCGTGGGCAGACAGCGAGCGCGAACTGGTGGTGCTGTACTCGCACGACTGCGGCGATATCGGGCCGCTGTGGGGCGTTCTGGAAGGAGCCGGGCTGCCGATCCGGGCCGTGAATGCCGAAGATCAGGCAGCGCCAGCCCCGGCAGGCCTGACCCCCTGGCGCGGCGAAGAAGCCACGGCCTTCTCACGCGCCCTGAAGGTCAGCGAGTATCCGGCTGTGCTGCTGGTGCAGAGCGGGCGGGTGCTGAACGCCTGGGAAGGAACGTTCGGCGCGCAGGATGCGGGCGACCTGAAGTGA
- a CDS encoding transglycosylase domain-containing protein: MVGRFFRFFFSLLLALCFVALALIATFGLRWSRNLPDYRALDSLTLGSVTQVYARDGTPLGTLAPKIGETSVSRTLVSLDNISPYMTAALISNEDRHFFEHYGLDPNGIARQFRRLSQNENVQGGSTLTNQLVKNTLLADYQNARTAERKVKEWLLSVQVERSFTKQEILQDYLNIIYWGDGGPVELYGIYSAAQAYFGKTPKQLDLAESTYLTTLIPGPGLYYPNYTRQRPLMKALLGRMVEDKWVTQAQADAAWREKLQPRGWQVRYDESGSIVKATLIDRKQTYLRAVTTSRAPHFMQQVQQELIARFGRDKIYGSGGLRVYTTLDPKAQSAVEAASRSAKVPPGTTLAAVISDPYTGDVLGMVGQKLVGSKPPADWNNAAQGQRQIGSSIKPLLYTTALSTGITQLDRYDDTPISFPCPSCQGGKYEPKDFEGEMTGRAMSLREALDRSLNLPTVRLADKIGLPTFFDKLKELNIPPNDGTGLAAALGAVETTPVKMAAAYAPFANGGIYRPPRYVTRVLTARGELLYDSDRETTQPHRIWTPQVAYLGLNMIEGVVDDLGTRQGGFSEPARIPGWSVGGKTGTSTGPKDLWFVGVNPYYVGAVWIGKQQGGNMATNIYSGVWAPPVWRDMMVPLLQGKPVRDFAQPPGIVFEPHPDSGPYTKVKVALLDPAFQNAANVTPDPTPQLPQYSEATLPPADSSGVVVNLDSQTQKLATEFTPPGRIVQRRVSLQELPSFAPDPNPQPLKEQTADPATVKAMGTGNGTTDGIPNAPKN, translated from the coding sequence ATGGTAGGCCGATTCTTCCGTTTCTTCTTCTCGCTGCTGCTGGCGCTGTGTTTTGTGGCGCTGGCACTGATCGCCACCTTCGGCCTGCGCTGGTCGCGGAATCTGCCGGATTACCGGGCACTCGACTCGCTGACCCTGGGTTCGGTCACGCAGGTGTATGCCCGCGACGGCACCCCGCTGGGTACGCTGGCTCCCAAGATCGGAGAGACGAGCGTAAGCCGCACACTGGTTTCGCTCGACAACATCAGCCCGTACATGACGGCGGCGCTGATCTCGAACGAGGACCGGCATTTCTTCGAGCACTACGGGCTCGATCCCAACGGGATCGCCCGTCAGTTTCGCCGCCTCTCGCAGAACGAAAATGTGCAGGGCGGCAGCACCCTGACCAATCAGCTCGTCAAAAATACCCTGCTGGCCGACTACCAGAATGCCCGCACCGCCGAGCGCAAGGTCAAGGAATGGCTGCTGTCGGTGCAGGTCGAGCGCAGCTTCACCAAGCAGGAGATTTTGCAGGATTACCTGAACATCATCTACTGGGGCGACGGTGGACCGGTGGAACTGTACGGCATCTATTCGGCGGCGCAGGCATATTTCGGAAAAACGCCCAAGCAGCTCGATCTGGCCGAAAGCACCTACCTCACCACCCTGATTCCGGGGCCAGGACTGTACTACCCCAACTACACCCGTCAGCGCCCCCTGATGAAAGCGCTGCTGGGCCGGATGGTCGAAGACAAATGGGTGACGCAGGCGCAGGCCGACGCCGCCTGGCGTGAAAAACTCCAGCCACGCGGCTGGCAGGTGCGCTACGACGAATCGGGCAGCATCGTCAAGGCGACGCTGATCGACCGCAAGCAGACCTACCTGCGGGCCGTGACCACCAGCCGCGCACCCCACTTCATGCAGCAGGTGCAGCAGGAGCTGATTGCCCGCTTCGGACGCGACAAGATCTATGGCTCGGGCGGTCTGAGGGTCTATACCACTCTCGACCCCAAGGCCCAGAGCGCGGTCGAAGCCGCGTCGCGCAGCGCCAAAGTGCCGCCCGGCACCACGCTGGCCGCCGTGATTTCCGACCCCTATACCGGCGACGTGCTGGGCATGGTGGGCCAGAAACTGGTGGGCAGCAAGCCGCCTGCCGACTGGAACAACGCCGCGCAGGGGCAGCGGCAGATCGGCTCCAGCATCAAGCCGCTGCTGTACACCACCGCTCTTTCGACGGGCATCACCCAGCTCGACCGCTACGACGACACGCCCATCAGCTTTCCGTGCCCCAGCTGTCAGGGCGGCAAATACGAGCCCAAAGACTTCGAGGGCGAGATGACGGGCCGCGCCATGAGCCTGCGTGAAGCGCTCGACCGCTCGCTGAACCTGCCGACGGTACGGCTGGCCGACAAGATCGGACTGCCGACCTTCTTCGACAAGCTCAAGGAACTGAACATTCCGCCCAACGACGGCACCGGGCTGGCAGCGGCGCTGGGCGCAGTGGAAACCACCCCGGTCAAGATGGCGGCGGCCTATGCCCCCTTTGCCAACGGCGGCATCTACCGCCCTCCGCGCTACGTGACGCGGGTACTGACCGCACGTGGCGAACTGCTGTACGACAGCGACCGCGAGACCACCCAGCCGCACCGCATCTGGACGCCGCAGGTGGCATATCTGGGCCTGAACATGATCGAGGGCGTGGTGGACGATCTGGGTACCCGTCAGGGCGGATTTTCGGAACCGGCGCGGATTCCCGGCTGGTCGGTGGGCGGCAAGACCGGCACCAGCACCGGCCCCAAGGACCTGTGGTTCGTGGGCGTCAATCCGTATTACGTCGGAGCGGTGTGGATCGGCAAGCAACAGGGCGGCAACATGGCGACCAACATCTATTCGGGTGTCTGGGCACCGCCCGTGTGGCGCGACATGATGGTGCCGCTCCTTCAGGGAAAGCCGGTGCGCGACTTCGCCCAGCCGCCCGGCATCGTCTTCGAGCCACACCCCGACTCGGGGCCGTATACCAAGGTCAAGGTGGCGCTGCTCGATCCGGCCTTCCAGAATGCCGCCAACGTCACGCCCGATCCCACGCCGCAACTGCCGCAATACAGCGAGGCCACGCTGCCCCCTGCCGATTCCAGCGGCGTGGTCGTGAATCTCGACAGCCAGACGCAGAAACTCGCCACCGAGTTCACGCCGCCGGGGCGCATCGTGCAGCGCCGCGTCAGTCTGCAGGAGCTGCCCAGCTTCGCCCCCGACCCCAATCCGCAGCCTCTTAAGGAACAGACCGCCGACCCTGCCACCGTGAAGGCGATGGGCACAGGCAACGGCACCACCGACGGCATCCCGAACGCTCCCAAAAACTGA
- a CDS encoding VC0807 family protein, whose translation MTTPDSSPTSPVPSKPVKKAGIPRTIWDLIFTLIIPIGILSPNILGSGIKVAALLGGGDTGNVRAYLLAALVPVVYVLWDILVNRNLSPVALLGGITALFSGALAFWYVDGFWYAIKDSARPIFTALFAFASAATAYPLFRIFLDAASIAESPTHRAATQVAMKSPGVARSLVQATLVFGVIDLVGAVVNSVVNYHIVVGKFGSDAFNTQVAQANAVMRIPGLAISLVGAAIAFWLVQRAVTARYGKGASLLEPEKLTAKLVEAGEL comes from the coding sequence ATGACCACCCCTGATTCCTCGCCCACCTCCCCCGTTCCGTCCAAACCCGTCAAAAAGGCGGGCATTCCGCGCACCATCTGGGACCTGATCTTCACGCTGATCATTCCCATCGGCATTCTGTCGCCCAACATCCTGGGCAGCGGCATCAAGGTGGCTGCCCTGCTGGGCGGCGGCGACACCGGCAATGTGCGGGCCTATCTGCTGGCGGCCCTGGTACCGGTGGTCTATGTCCTCTGGGACATTCTGGTCAACCGCAACCTGTCGCCTGTGGCGCTGCTGGGCGGGATCACGGCGCTGTTCAGCGGGGCGCTGGCCTTCTGGTACGTGGACGGCTTCTGGTACGCCATCAAGGACAGTGCGCGGCCCATCTTCACGGCACTGTTCGCCTTTGCCAGCGCCGCCACCGCGTACCCGCTGTTCCGAATCTTTCTCGACGCGGCCAGTATCGCCGAGTCGCCTACCCACCGCGCCGCCACCCAGGTCGCCATGAAGTCGCCCGGCGTGGCCCGCTCGCTGGTTCAGGCCACGCTGGTCTTCGGCGTCATCGATCTAGTGGGTGCAGTGGTGAACAGCGTAGTGAATTATCACATCGTGGTCGGCAAATTCGGCAGCGACGCCTTCAATACCCAGGTCGCGCAGGCCAACGCCGTCATGCGGATTCCCGGCCTCGCCATCTCGCTGGTCGGGGCGGCTATCGCCTTCTGGCTGGTACAGCGTGCCGTGACCGCCCGCTACGGCAAGGGCGCGAGCCTGCTGGAACCGGAAAAACTGACGGCGAAGCTGGTGGAGGCGGGAGAACTCTAG
- a CDS encoding long-chain fatty acid--CoA ligase: MLYSVQQKTEFKNSDRASRRSGSSRARRSLSVSAAPPIFGEEEQWTPTREQQDIRQTSCAGPSGPGSRTTSRAFPTNIELDVPSLPAMLERSARRFPDRIALHFMGQTHSYRQLWQDVQRFAAALQKLGVKPGDRVSVMLPNCPQFVVAFFGASLAGAVVVNTSPLYVARELEHQLLDSGSETLIMLDAFYPRFQQVEANLSSVRRVIVTGIQDALPFPKNLLYPLRERIQGHWTPVRVGGSVYQMQALIRSQAPKPQPVALRPDSLALLQYTGGTTGTPKGAMLTHGNLVANTQQARAWLGDVHEGKEVMLAAIPFFHVYGMTTAMNMGVLLAATVVLVPNPRDIHMLLKLISEMKPTLFPGVPTMYSAINTHPDTPNFDLTSIRACISGSAPLPLETARRFRQITGGANLVEGYGLTEASPVTHSNPVEGEQHEGSIGLPLPGMYAYVAAPDGTPQPCGTAGELWVSGPNVMAGYWAHLEESEKALPVREGRTWLRTGDVAVMDEAGYFRIVDRQKDVIIAGGFNIYPREVEEVLYAHPAVLEAAAIGVPHPHRGETVKAFVVFRPGMQATPAELEAWCRERLSPYKVPRLYEARPTLPKTAVGKILRRQLAQEEKDRGAQQSAQVAAVS, from the coding sequence TTGTTATACTCGGTTCAACAAAAGACCGAGTTCAAGAATTCAGACCGGGCGAGCCGTCGCTCCGGAAGCAGCAGGGCGAGAAGATCGCTGTCCGTTTCGGCGGCACCGCCGATCTTCGGGGAGGAAGAGCAGTGGACACCGACACGCGAGCAGCAGGACATCCGGCAGACGAGCTGCGCGGGACCGAGCGGCCCTGGCTCGCGCACTACGAGCCGGGCATTCCCCACGAACATCGAACTGGACGTGCCGAGCCTTCCGGCGATGCTGGAACGCAGCGCCCGGCGCTTCCCGGACCGCATCGCCCTGCACTTCATGGGACAGACGCACAGCTACCGCCAGCTGTGGCAGGACGTGCAGCGCTTCGCGGCGGCCCTGCAGAAACTGGGCGTGAAGCCGGGCGACCGCGTGAGCGTGATGCTGCCCAACTGCCCGCAGTTCGTGGTGGCCTTCTTCGGCGCGAGTCTGGCAGGAGCGGTGGTGGTCAATACCAGCCCGCTGTACGTGGCCCGCGAACTCGAACACCAGCTGCTCGACAGCGGCAGCGAGACGCTCATCATGCTCGACGCCTTCTACCCGCGTTTTCAGCAGGTCGAGGCCAACCTGAGCAGCGTTCGCCGCGTGATCGTGACCGGCATTCAGGACGCGCTGCCCTTTCCGAAGAATCTGCTGTACCCGCTGCGCGAGCGGATTCAGGGCCACTGGACCCCTGTGCGGGTCGGCGGCAGCGTCTATCAGATGCAGGCGCTGATCCGTTCGCAGGCCCCGAAACCGCAGCCCGTGGCCCTGCGTCCCGACAGCCTGGCCCTGCTTCAGTACACCGGGGGTACCACCGGCACCCCCAAAGGCGCGATGCTGACGCACGGCAATCTGGTCGCCAACACCCAGCAGGCGCGTGCGTGGCTGGGCGACGTGCACGAGGGCAAAGAAGTGATGCTGGCGGCCATTCCCTTCTTTCACGTCTACGGCATGACCACCGCCATGAACATGGGCGTGCTGCTGGCGGCAACCGTCGTGCTGGTGCCCAACCCCCGCGATATTCACATGCTGCTGAAGCTCATCAGCGAGATGAAGCCCACGCTCTTCCCCGGCGTGCCGACCATGTACAGCGCCATCAACACCCACCCCGACACCCCCAACTTCGACCTGACCAGCATCCGGGCCTGTATCTCGGGCAGCGCTCCCCTGCCGCTGGAAACCGCCCGGCGCTTTCGCCAGATCACCGGGGGGGCCAATCTGGTGGAGGGCTACGGCCTGACCGAAGCCAGTCCGGTCACGCATTCCAACCCTGTCGAGGGCGAGCAGCACGAGGGCAGCATCGGTCTGCCGCTGCCGGGCATGTATGCATATGTGGCTGCCCCGGACGGCACACCGCAGCCCTGCGGCACGGCGGGCGAACTGTGGGTGTCTGGCCCCAACGTGATGGCGGGCTACTGGGCGCATCTGGAAGAATCCGAAAAGGCGCTGCCAGTGCGCGAAGGCCGGACCTGGCTGCGAACCGGCGACGTGGCCGTGATGGACGAGGCCGGATACTTCCGCATCGTGGACCGGCAGAAAGATGTGATCATCGCGGGGGGCTTCAACATCTACCCGCGTGAGGTGGAAGAGGTGCTGTACGCACATCCCGCCGTGCTGGAGGCCGCCGCCATCGGAGTGCCGCACCCGCACCGGGGCGAGACGGTCAAGGCGTTCGTGGTGTTCCGGCCCGGTATGCAGGCCACCCCCGCCGAATTGGAGGCGTGGTGCCGCGAGCGCCTGAGTCCGTACAAGGTGCCGCGTCTGTACGAGGCGCGGCCCACGCTGCCCAAAACGGCGGTCGGCAAGATTCTGCGCCGTCAGCTGGCACAGGAAGAAAAGGACCGTGGGGCGCAGCAGTCCGCGCAGGTTGCCGCCGTCTCGTGA
- a CDS encoding IS5 family transposase: MDRRAYPSDIDDDAYAFLLPYLALTPEDAPQRKFPLREVLNAVLWMSRTGSQWAFLPHDLPPAEVVRSQAKRWFEAHCFENAVHDLRLFSRVQQQRGGEPSAIIIDSRTLQSTPESGHRAGFDGAKKRKGTKVHVVVDTLGHLLTLTTSPANEQDRAQVEALCHSAQEVTGGMIEVAFADQGYTGEQTLENARKSNIELIVVKRPDASRGFVLLPKRWVVERSLGWLARFRRLGRDLERLSSTLIGFHFVAACVLLLNKLTPVLG; encoded by the coding sequence ATGGATCGCCGCGCCTATCCCAGCGACATTGATGACGACGCCTATGCGTTTCTGCTGCCGTACCTGGCCTTGACGCCCGAGGATGCCCCGCAGCGGAAATTTCCGCTGCGGGAAGTTTTGAATGCGGTGTTATGGATGAGCCGCACCGGCTCACAGTGGGCGTTTTTGCCCCATGACCTGCCACCGGCGGAGGTGGTGCGAAGTCAGGCCAAACGGTGGTTCGAAGCGCACTGCTTCGAGAACGCCGTCCACGATCTGCGGCTGTTCAGCCGCGTGCAGCAGCAGCGCGGAGGGGAACCTTCCGCCATCATCATCGACAGCCGCACGCTGCAAAGCACCCCGGAGAGCGGTCACCGTGCGGGGTTCGATGGTGCGAAGAAACGCAAGGGAACGAAGGTGCATGTGGTGGTCGATACGTTGGGTCACCTCTTGACGTTGACGACTTCACCGGCCAACGAACAGGATCGTGCGCAGGTGGAGGCGCTGTGTCACAGCGCCCAGGAGGTCACCGGTGGGATGATCGAGGTGGCCTTCGCAGATCAGGGCTACACCGGGGAGCAGACACTGGAGAATGCTCGCAAGAGCAACATCGAGTTGATCGTGGTGAAGCGTCCGGACGCTTCACGGGGATTCGTGCTCCTCCCAAAGCGCTGGGTGGTGGAGCGCTCCCTGGGGTGGCTGGCTCGTTTTCGCCGACTCGGACGTGATCTGGAGCGGTTGTCCTCAACGCTCATTGGTTTTCACTTCGTAGCTGCCTGCGTTCTGCTCCTGAACAAATTGACACCCGTTCTTGGATAG